The following proteins come from a genomic window of Leishmania donovani BPK282A1 complete genome, chromosome 4:
- a CDS encoding metalloprotease-like protein, with amino-acid sequence MRALHTAFGVAGNSCGTSPHATVASARLAVAPPPHSGLTLPFFTRCGASSAVFTTRAHSVGCCRYAAAVEQHRLCSSHGCHSNSSGSSADSSRPYVPGQAVQETYPIIQLPARSLWCRQYALDARRVAQGEYAGLVSQVREARHYYQYPSMSAPQTGWNVQMFTLFDNSVFINPVNLDEEAWRAEAAQQGMSWVAFEEEKMRELRTEGLTGFAWEPCASSGFLLHYIERPLTVRVRALDEHGKPFTVTLDKMRARMALHELDHLQGVLFTRRVVDTDHVVPMEGFVTMSDWSDDYPSLEARSTFLYTIFTPPYHFVSDAVPDGNLLDRKFEDGIYPGCEQDRQQRIELAAMEEIQRNAWRKEKAKRKEGGQQCGRGDVGTVEDDDGSGTHGAS; translated from the coding sequence ATGCGCGCGCTTCACACAGCCTTTGGTGTCGCGGGCAACAGCTGTGGTACATCCCCgcacgccaccgtcgcgtcggcgcgtctcgccgtcgcaccgccaccccacTCGGGCCTCACCTTGCCTTTCTTCACGCGCTGTGGTGCGTCGTCTGCTGTTTTTACCACCCGCGCTCACAGCGTTGGTTGCTGCCGGTATGCAGCGGCggtcgagcagcaccgactcTGCAGCAGTCACGGCTgccacagcaacagcagcggcagctccgccgaTAGCAGTCGTCCGTACGTGCCTgggcaggcggtgcaggagaCGTACCCGATTATCCAGCTCCCGGCGCGCTCACTGTGGTGCCGGCAATACGCGCTGGACGCTCGTCGGGTGGCCCAGGGCGAGTACGCCGGGCTCGTCTCCCAGGTGAGGGAGGCGCGGCACTACTACCAGTACCCATCGATGAGCGCGCCGCAGACGGGGTGGAACGTGCAGATGTTCACCCTCTTCGACAACTCCGTCTTCATCAACCCCGTCAAcctcgacgaggaggccTGGCGAGCCGAGGCCGCGCAGCAGGGCATGTCGTGGGTTGCCTTTGAAGAGGAGAAGAtgcgcgagctgcgcacAGAGGGGCTGACCGGGTTCGCCTGGGAGCCGTGCGCGAGCAGCGGGTTTCTGCTGCATTACATTGAGCGCCCGCTGacggtgcgggtgcgggcgTTGGACGAGCACGGGAAGCCGTTCACCGTGACACTGGACAagatgcgtgcgcgcatggcGCTACATGAGCTGGATCATCTGCAAGGCGTCCTTTTCACGCGGCGCGTGGTGGACACGGACCACGTCGTTCCGATGGAGGGCTTCGTGACCATGAGCGACTGGAGCGACGACTACCCCTCACTGgaggcgcgcagcacgttTCTCTACACCATCTTCACCCCGCCGTATCACTTTGTGTCCGACGCCGTGCCGGACGGCAACCTGCTGGACCGCAAGTTTGAGGACGGCATCTACCCCGGCTGTGAGCAGgatcgccagcagcgcatcgaactggcagcgatggaggagATTCAGCGCAATGCCTGGCGAAAGGAGAAGGCTAAGCGGAAAGAGGGCGGCCAGCAGTGCGGCCGTGGAGATGTGGGGACggtggaggacgacgacggcagtggCACCCATGGCGCCAGCTGA
- a CDS encoding tyrosine phospatase-like protein, with translation MDVENGAGHNSPSSLSTSSQSLTASTGLGGGAGSGAVGGSHLTTPPTTRGTPAAAAATPVAAPVYVWHSSSSMAGAAPWLRLHRPASAAAACVGGRRGSAAPAAGTGGGTGGVGTPQNPGSSGAGMLASPPHLSTVFGATDEDAAQRSSTCSVSGRDTGGSVPAVARGLSQPHHQQELHADPVAGSGASDSLSAALPLTLVPPFRFARVESGVYRGAYPVLRNFPYIRRLRLRTMVSLIPEPPTYDLKCFAEAEHIQLHHIHAERAKGEVQLLPSELSEALQLIMNKDMHPLYIHCLDGRHVTGLVIMALRKLLQWDAKVANAEFQRFTREVQDEAAFIADYTGPLLVPPHLPVWLWGGSIYDAATGQQKRLPAAIRLRLSTAVSGGAGSASATAGGVAAAPGAGLGRVSASASGGTSSATGTGPVNGPQSATSAAVSHKPKGGTLRGPSGDLRPQAAAPWMCVPQAETVAADGQHYIDVDRLPVALPLRGSLPGPAAPHWIPSTEPSATASTGTVSGSGGGAGTLNVHLHLTRSSAHSSRSTSEKSSMAGLPAAVSAAAASSTGGVGGGSRWQSTTSWDALQQHQRRLASSLIHSDAAPSKGAGASGLLDGRVSALLWTSGLIVPSATVGGGSGIPGSGRVSGGSAGSSGGGGGAAGGNANGGGGAVVGINGPPTASSPPPSARTPKRSYSR, from the coding sequence ATGGACGTCGAAAACGGCGCCGGCCACAACAGTCCGAGCTCTCTGTCAACGTCATCGCAGTCTCTCACTGCCTCCACTGgactcggcggcggcgctggaagCGGTGCAGTGGGGGGATCGCATCTCACGACGCCACCTACCACGCGTGGcacgcctgctgctgctgctgctacgccGGTAGCGGCGCCTGTGTATGTATGGCACAGCTCGAGTTCGATGGCCGGAGCGGCACCATGGCTGCGCTTGCATCGgcccgccagcgccgcggcagcctgcGTAGGAGGGCGACGGGGatcggcagcaccagcggccgGGACCGGCGGAGGGACCGGCGGCGTGGGGACACCACAGAAtccaggcagcagcggggccGGCAtgctggcgtcgccgccgcacctcAGCACCGTCTTTGGAGCAACCGACGAAGACGCCGCTCAGCGGAGCTCCACTTGCAGTGTGAGCGGGAGGGACACGGGTGGTAGTGTACCAGCCGTGGCAAGAGGCCTctcgcagccgcaccaccagcaaGAGCTTCACGCCGATCCtgtcgccggcagcggcgcttcgGATTCGCTGTCTGCGGCCCTACCCCTGACCCTCGTCCCGCCGTTCCGCTTCGCACGCGTGGAGTCCGGGGTGTACCGCGGCGCCTACCCCGTCCTGCGGAACTTCCCATACAttcggcggctgcgactgCGCACGATGGTGTCGCTCATTCCTGAGCCGCCGACGTACGACCTCAAGTGcttcgcggaggcggagcacATCCAGCTGCACCACATTCACGCCGAACGCGCCAAGGGCGAGGTGCAGCTGTTGCCGTCGGAGCtgagcgaggcgctgcagctcatcatGAACAAGGATATGCACCCCCTGTACATCCACTGTCTCGACGGCCGCCACGTCACCGGTCTCGTCAtcatggcgctgcgcaagctgctgcagtgggaTGCAAAGGTCGCCAACGCCGAGTTTCAGCGTTTCACCCGCGAGGTGCAGGATGAGGCGGCGTTCATCGCTGACTACACTGGGCCTCTCCTAGTGCCACCGCACTTGCCGGTGTGGCTCTGGGGTGGGTCCATCTACGACGCAGCCACTGGACAGCAGAAACGTCTGCCTGCAGCTATACGACTGCGCTTGTCCACCGCGGTGTCTGGTGGAGCCGGCAGCGCTTCGGCCACAGCGGGAGGTGTGGCCGCAGCACCTGGAGCCGGGCTCGGTCGCGTTTCTGCGTCCGCATCCGGTGGTACATCATCGGCCACCGGTACTGGCCCCGTGAATGGCCCGCAGAGTGCCACGAGCGCTGCCGTTAGCCACAAACCGAAGGGGGGGACGTTGCGCGGCCCTAGTGGCGATCTCCGCCCACAGGCCGCCGCACCGTGGATGTGCGTACCGCAGGCCGAGACGGTGGCCGCAGACGGGCAGCATTACATCGATGTTGACCGCCTTCctgtcgcgctgccgctacgCGGCAGTCTACCGGGccccgcggcgccgcactggATTCCATCGACGGAGCCGTCAGCTACCGCGAGCACCGGCACTGTCtctggcagcggtggtggcgctggcacACTGAATGTGCACCTCCATCTCACccggagcagcgcgcactCCTCCCGCTCCACCAGTGAGAAGAGCAGCATGGCTGGGCTCCCGGCAGCGgtctcggcggcggcggcaagctCAACCGGCGGTGTTGGAGGCGGTAGCCGCTGGCAGAGCACAACATCTTgggatgcgctgcagcagcatcagcggcgatTAGCCTCCTCCCTTAtccacagcgacgccgctcCCAGCAAGGGTGCTGGCGCCAGTGGGCTGCTGGATGGCCGTGTGAGCGCGCTCCTCTGGACGTCGGGGCTGATAGTGCCGTCAGCGActgtcggcggcggcagcggtatCCCGGGAAGTGGCCGCGTGAGTGGTGGCTCAGCCGGTAGTagtggtggaggcggtggcgctgccggtggaAACGcgaacggcggcggtggggcagTGGTCGGGATCAATGGGCCGCCgaccgcctcgtcgccgccgccctcagCGCGGACACCGAAGCGCAGCTACTCTCGCTGA
- a CDS encoding rhomboid-like protein: MQQPCFFAARCGAQRISRLATAAAARVSSSPAIMRCAMSSSTSSNRLLTVHASATAMRALHSGSLPVSSTLTQRKLSALPTSLTALRTMRGAATIVVPARASFFAGAAVSPMATACSSLFAAQRCYGVARATRVARSPKKSSEGGGQLQGVNKLARYKGEEEDEQKDGGGNEQESPFNMNSGPGYLPFPPPFHTINIVMILFLANVMCYLIMNLGNDDWRDFVVEHCTLSHENWTRIYPLFTNAFYQENILQLLIDCWLLWQFGDTMLGFLGNTRMTFFALLCTLGGSVIHVARQKFELYYGMDELEVRGRCYGPNPFIMGLVAIEGLIFRHLNFIQQPPIPFLVLTAFVMVIDVWRIFTTKPEEHGAATGGALMAYLFWALPTRMLGLDKLTATL, from the coding sequence ATGCAGCAGCCATGCTTCTTCGCCGCGCGCTGTGGCGCACAGCGGATTTCACGGctggcgacagcggcggcagcaagaGTGTCGTCATCGCCCGCGATAATGCGCTGCgccatgagcagcagcactagCAGCAACCGTCTTCTCACGGTGCACGCCTCAGCAACCGCCATGCGCGCCCTCCATTCGGGATCGCTGCCTGTGTCGTCGACGCTGACGCAGCGGAAGCTGTCGGCGCTTCCGACAAGCCTGACCGCCCTTCGCACgatgcgcggcgccgctacCATTGTAGTCCCGGCGCGCGCCTCGTTCTTCGCGGGAGCCGCGGTCTCGCCGATGGCGACAGCGTGCTCGTCGCTCTtcgctgcgcagcgctgctaCGGCGTCGCCAGAGCCACCCGCGTTGCGCGCTCCCcaaagaagagcagcgaagGTGGCGGCCAGCTGCAGGGCGTCAACAAGCTCGCACGCTacaagggagaggaagaggacgagcAGAAGGATGGTGGTGGCAACGAGCAGGAGAGCCCGTTCAACATGAACTCCGGCCCAGGCTACTTGCCCTTCCCCCCGCCCTTCCACACCATCAACATCGTCATgatcctcttcctcgccaaCGTGATGTGCTACCTGATCATGAACCTCGGCAATGACGACTGGCGCGACTTCGTGGTCGAGCACTGCACTCTTTCACATGAGAACTGGACACGCATTTACCCCCTCTTCACGAACGCCTTCTATCAAGAGAAcatcctccagctgctcatCGACTGCTGGCTTCTCTGGCAGTTCGGCGACACGATGCTGGGCTTCCTGGGCAACACGCGCATGACCTTCTTCGCGCTGCTCTGCACGCTCGGCGGTAGCGTCATCCATGTGGCGCGGCAGAAATTCGAGCTGTACTACGGAATGGACGAGTTGGAGGTACGTGGCCGCTGCTACGGACCCAACCCGTTCATCATGGGTCTCGTGGCGATAGAGGGGCTCATCTTCCGTCACCTGAACTTCATTCAGCAGCCGCCGATCCCCTTCCTCGTGCTGACGGCGTTCGTTATGGTGATCGACGTCTGGCGCATCTTCACGACGAAGCCGGAGGAGCACGGCGCGGCCACCGGCGGTGCCCTCATGGCGTACCTCTTCTGGGCCCTGCCGACTCGCATGCTGGGTCTCGACAAGCTCACTGCCACGCTCTAA